The following proteins are encoded in a genomic region of Rubrobacter xylanophilus DSM 9941:
- the steA gene encoding putative cytokinetic ring protein SteA, translating to MKGFHHWGAGEPLGGVRISGRAVPGRRTKRILPRLGPGTIPIVDHENLDRLTAEALVESGVPAVVNAAPSANGAYPSQGALILARAGVYILDGVGRKVFERVSEGDEVELRGDALYCGGRLVAAGERLDQETAERRLRESRAAVGAALERFARNTVSFMREEQDLLFSSLPVPGEVAAEIRGRHVLVVVRGYDYREDLAALRPYLRDLKPYIIAVDGGADALLEAGWRPDLVFGDMDSVSEKGLAAARRVLVHAYPDGRCPGAERVRRLGIERFDTLPAPGLSEDVAILIADQCGAELVVAVGTHVGLVEFLDKGREGASSTFLTRLKVGPRLVDAKGVSKLYPARVSAAQLAALAAAGLFAASAVVYSSDRVADIFSLLAVKLRLLLGI from the coding sequence ATGAAGGGGTTTCACCACTGGGGCGCCGGGGAGCCGCTCGGGGGGGTGAGGATCTCCGGCCGGGCGGTGCCGGGCCGGAGGACCAAGCGGATACTGCCGCGCCTGGGGCCGGGGACGATCCCGATCGTCGACCACGAGAATTTGGACCGGCTGACGGCCGAGGCGCTGGTGGAGAGCGGGGTGCCCGCGGTGGTGAACGCCGCCCCCTCGGCCAACGGCGCCTACCCGAGCCAGGGCGCCCTGATCCTGGCGCGCGCCGGGGTGTATATCCTGGACGGGGTCGGGCGCAAGGTATTCGAGCGGGTCTCGGAGGGGGACGAGGTGGAGCTGCGCGGGGACGCGCTCTACTGCGGCGGGCGGCTGGTGGCCGCCGGGGAGCGCCTGGACCAGGAGACCGCCGAGCGGCGGCTGCGCGAGAGCCGGGCGGCGGTGGGGGCGGCGCTGGAGCGCTTCGCCCGCAACACGGTCTCCTTCATGCGCGAGGAGCAGGATCTGCTCTTCTCCTCGCTGCCGGTGCCGGGGGAGGTGGCCGCCGAGATCCGGGGCCGCCACGTGCTGGTGGTGGTCCGCGGCTACGACTACCGCGAGGACCTGGCCGCCCTCCGGCCCTACCTGCGCGACCTCAAGCCCTACATCATCGCGGTGGACGGGGGGGCGGACGCGCTGCTCGAGGCGGGCTGGCGCCCGGATCTGGTCTTCGGGGACATGGACTCGGTCTCGGAGAAGGGGCTCGCGGCGGCCCGGCGCGTCCTGGTCCACGCCTACCCGGACGGCCGCTGCCCGGGCGCCGAGAGGGTGCGGAGGCTCGGGATCGAACGCTTCGACACCCTCCCCGCGCCGGGGCTCTCGGAGGACGTGGCGATCCTGATCGCCGACCAGTGCGGCGCCGAGCTGGTGGTCGCGGTGGGCACCCACGTGGGGCTGGTGGAGTTTCTGGACAAGGGGAGGGAGGGCGCCTCCTCGACGTTCCTGACGCGCCTTAAGGTGGGGCCTCGGCTGGTCGACGCGAAGGGCGTCTCCAAGCTCTACCCGGCGCGGGTCTCGGCGGCCCAGCTCGCGGCGCTGGCCGCGGCCGGGCTCTTTGCGGCGAGCGCGGTGGTCTACTCCTCGGACCGGGTGGCGGACATCTTCAGCCTGCTGGCGGTCAAGCTGCGTCTGTTGCTGGGTATCTGA